In one Gossypium hirsutum isolate 1008001.06 chromosome D09, Gossypium_hirsutum_v2.1, whole genome shotgun sequence genomic region, the following are encoded:
- the LOC107890867 gene encoding annexin D5 isoform X2, whose translation MYSEDLLKRLVSELRGKLETAVLLWMHDPAGRDAIVIRQALLPDLTNLDAATEVICSRTPSQIQLIKQNYQAKFGVFLEQDIERHTSGDHKKLLLAYVSTSRYEGLEVDREMAMKDANALYKAGEKRLGTDEKTFIRIFSERSRAQLAAISAAYHDMYGGSLKKAVKSETSGKFERGLLTILQCSENPAKYFAKALQKAMKGLGTDDTTLIRIIVTRTEIDMQYIKAEYLRKYKKTLNDAVHSDTSGHYRTFLLSLLGPNN comes from the exons ACGGCTGTCTTGCTATGGATGCATGATCCTGCAGGACGTGATGCAATAGTCATTAGGCAGGCACTTTTACCAGATTTGACAAATCTTGATGCTGCAACTGAAGTTATTTGTTCTCGCACACCATCACAGattcaattaattaaacaaaattaccaAGCGAAGTTTGGGGTTTTTCTTGAGCAAGATATTGAAAGACACACCTCAGGTGATCACAAAAAG CTTTTGCTTGCATATGTAAGCACCTCCCGTTACGAAGGTCTTGAAGTTGATAGGGAGATGGCTATGAAGGATGCAAATGCCCTCTATAAAGCAGGGGAGAAGAGATTGGGAACTGATGAGAAAACCTTTATCCGCATATTTAGTGAAAGAAGTAGGGCACAGCTAGCAGCTATTAGCGCTGCTTATCATGACATGTATGGAGGGTCCTTGAAGAAG GCAGTGAAGAGCGAAACATCTGGGAAGTTTGAGCGTGGTCTCTTGACTATTTTACAATGCTCAGAGAATCCTGCAAAGTACTTTGCTAAG GCACTGCAGAAGGCAATGAAAGGTCTGGGAACTGACGACACTACACTTATTAGGATAATTGTGACACGAACCGAGATCGATATGCAGTATATAAAAGCCGAGTACCTGAGGAAATATAAAAAGACCTTGAACGATGCAGTTCACTCAGACACATCGGGCCACTACAGGACTTTTCTTCTCTCTCTTTTGGGACCAAACAATTAG